The Terriglobales bacterium genome has a segment encoding these proteins:
- a CDS encoding ABC transporter ATP-binding protein — protein MSAIEVKNLSKSYPAAERPMPGSWLGGRRSAERMQALRQISLTVEPGEIVGLVGPNGSGKSTLLRVLATLDLPDSGEVSVCGLDVVEHAAAVRRKIGAVLPLDTGFEPRATLRENLKFFAALSGRYIGPPDIYYALDGVGLAERADDTYASLGSGQRRRMSLARAFLADPRVLLLDEPTRSVDAEFAGRVADLIRQTAHSSGAAVLLVSHNPEEIRNLCDRSLLLDQGRLLHATPPRKPAVAIHTAVGR, from the coding sequence ATGTCCGCCATCGAGGTCAAAAACCTCTCGAAATCGTATCCCGCAGCGGAACGTCCGATGCCGGGCTCGTGGTTGGGAGGGCGGCGTTCGGCGGAGCGTATGCAGGCGCTGCGGCAGATCTCACTCACGGTGGAGCCGGGCGAGATCGTGGGCCTGGTCGGTCCCAACGGCAGCGGCAAGTCCACGCTGCTGCGCGTGCTGGCCACACTCGACCTGCCGGATTCCGGCGAAGTTTCGGTCTGCGGGCTGGACGTGGTGGAACACGCCGCGGCGGTGCGGCGCAAGATCGGCGCGGTGCTCCCGCTGGACACCGGTTTTGAGCCGCGGGCGACACTGCGCGAGAACCTGAAATTTTTTGCCGCGCTAAGCGGCCGCTACATCGGCCCGCCGGACATCTATTACGCTCTCGATGGCGTAGGCCTGGCGGAACGTGCCGACGATACCTACGCATCGCTGGGCAGCGGGCAGCGGCGGCGCATGTCGCTGGCGCGCGCATTCCTCGCTGACCCGCGCGTCCTGCTGCTCGATGAGCCCACGCGCAGCGTGGACGCCGAGTTCGCCGGGCGCGTCGCCGATCTCATCCGCCAGACGGCGCACTCCAGTGGCGCCGCGGTGCTGCTGGTCTCGCACAACCCGGAAGAGATTCGCAATCTCTGCGACCGCTCCCTGCTCCTCGACCAGGGCCGCCTGCTGCATGCCACGCCGCCGCGCAAGCCGGCCGTCGCCATACACACCGCGGTGGGAAGGTAG
- a CDS encoding aldo/keto reductase, translating to MLEGFATAEGTTRYHDRFPSLSDAGHFRRPEAVPGAGELRVSSLGLGTYLGEPDAETDRRYTEAIEQALLSGINLLDTAINYRHQRSERNLGAALAKLVAEQRLRRDEVLVCTKAGYLSLDGEMPADPRAYFAREYLDRGVFRISDVAGGMHCMAPGYLADQLERSRRNLGLATIDVFYLHNPESQLGAVDAATFRQRLRDAFLMLEEAVRAGSIRYYGCATWNAFRLPPGEHGSMSLAETVEIAREAAGEGHHFRFVQMPFNLAMVEAWAFRNQRDGDKAMSLLELAQQLGVAVVGSASLHQGQLTAGLPESLVRSLGAADDTQAALQFARSAPGLLAALIGMSAKEHVTANLQVALQPPISAEKWQSLFREEAE from the coding sequence GTGCTCGAAGGCTTCGCTACCGCGGAAGGAACTACCCGCTACCACGACCGCTTCCCGTCCTTGTCCGATGCGGGCCACTTCCGCCGCCCGGAAGCCGTTCCCGGGGCAGGGGAGCTCCGGGTCTCCTCGCTGGGGTTAGGCACCTACCTGGGCGAGCCCGACGCCGAAACCGACCGGCGCTACACGGAAGCGATTGAGCAGGCCCTGCTCTCCGGCATCAACCTGCTGGACACCGCGATCAATTACCGGCACCAGCGTTCGGAGCGCAATCTGGGCGCGGCTCTGGCGAAACTCGTCGCGGAGCAGCGCCTCCGCCGCGACGAGGTGCTGGTTTGTACCAAGGCGGGCTACCTGTCCTTGGACGGTGAGATGCCCGCCGACCCGCGAGCCTATTTCGCGCGCGAGTATCTGGACCGTGGCGTGTTTCGCATCTCCGACGTCGCCGGCGGCATGCACTGCATGGCTCCCGGCTATCTTGCCGACCAACTGGAGCGCAGCCGCCGCAACCTGGGCCTGGCCACCATCGACGTCTTTTACCTGCACAACCCGGAGTCACAATTGGGCGCCGTCGACGCCGCCACCTTCCGCCAGCGGCTGAGAGACGCGTTCCTCATGCTGGAAGAGGCCGTACGCGCCGGAAGCATCCGCTACTACGGTTGCGCCACCTGGAATGCCTTCCGTCTGCCGCCGGGAGAGCACGGCAGCATGAGCCTGGCTGAGACCGTGGAGATCGCGCGCGAAGCCGCGGGGGAGGGGCACCACTTCCGCTTCGTCCAGATGCCGTTCAATTTGGCCATGGTCGAGGCCTGGGCATTTCGCAACCAGCGCGACGGCGACAAAGCAATGTCCCTGTTGGAGCTGGCGCAGCAGCTCGGTGTGGCGGTTGTGGGTAGCGCCTCCCTGCACCAGGGACAACTCACCGCCGGCCTGCCGGAGTCTTTGGTTCGCAGCCTGGGCGCTGCGGACGACACCCAGGCCGCCCTCCAGTTTGCCCGTTCCGCACCCGGCCTTCTGGCGGCGCTCATCGGCATGAGCGCGAAGGAGCACGTGACGGCCAACCTGCAGGTCGCACTACAGCCGCCGATTTCCGCCGAAAAGTGGCAGAGCCTCTTCCGCGAAGAAGCAGAATAG
- a CDS encoding amidohydrolase family protein: IVWTTLGDYLRYLEKKGVAQNVASYVGATTIREYVIGLEDKKPTPQQLDQMRELVRREMEDGALGIGSSLIYAPAFYASTEELIELCKVAAQYKGKYISHMRSEGNRLIEAVEELIRISREAGLPAEIYHLKAGGEKNWPKMDQVIAMVNRARADGLKITADMYTYTAGATGLNAAMPPWAQSGGNEAWFKRLQDPELRKKIAEEIRTPSDQWENLYLAAGSPERILLVGFKNDKLKPLTGKSLAEVAKMHGKDPVEVMMDLVVEDQSRVDTVYFLMSEDNVRKQIRLPWVSFGSDEGSTAPEGVFLKSNPHPRAYGNFVRLLGKYVREEKLIPLEEAVHRLSGLPATNLGLDRRGFLKPGMFADVVVFDPQTVADRATYEKPQQYAVGVRQVFVNGVQVIQDGEHTGALPGRALWGPGKTTK; this comes from the coding sequence CATTGTGTGGACCACCCTGGGCGATTACCTACGCTACCTGGAGAAGAAAGGCGTGGCGCAGAACGTAGCTTCCTACGTGGGAGCCACCACCATTCGCGAATACGTCATCGGCCTGGAGGACAAGAAGCCCACGCCTCAGCAGCTCGATCAGATGCGCGAGCTGGTGCGGCGCGAGATGGAAGACGGCGCGCTGGGCATCGGGTCGTCGCTCATCTACGCGCCCGCGTTCTACGCTTCGACGGAAGAGCTGATCGAGTTGTGCAAAGTTGCCGCGCAATATAAGGGCAAGTACATCTCGCACATGCGCAGCGAAGGCAACCGGCTGATCGAGGCGGTGGAGGAGCTGATCCGCATCAGCCGGGAAGCCGGGCTGCCCGCCGAGATCTATCACCTGAAGGCGGGCGGCGAGAAGAACTGGCCGAAGATGGATCAGGTCATCGCCATGGTGAACCGTGCCCGCGCCGACGGCTTGAAGATCACCGCCGACATGTACACCTACACCGCGGGCGCCACCGGCCTGAACGCCGCCATGCCGCCGTGGGCTCAGTCCGGCGGCAACGAGGCCTGGTTCAAGCGCCTGCAGGATCCCGAGTTGCGCAAGAAGATTGCGGAAGAGATCCGCACACCCAGCGACCAGTGGGAGAACCTTTATCTCGCGGCGGGTTCGCCGGAGCGCATCCTGCTGGTGGGCTTCAAGAACGACAAGCTGAAGCCGCTCACCGGCAAGTCGCTCGCGGAAGTGGCGAAGATGCACGGCAAGGACCCGGTCGAAGTCATGATGGACCTGGTGGTCGAGGACCAGTCGCGTGTGGACACGGTGTACTTCCTCATGTCCGAAGACAACGTGCGCAAGCAGATACGTTTGCCGTGGGTTTCGTTCGGTTCGGATGAAGGCTCCACCGCGCCCGAAGGCGTGTTTCTGAAGTCCAATCCGCATCCTCGCGCCTACGGGAACTTTGTGCGGCTGCTGGGCAAGTACGTGCGCGAGGAAAAGCTCATTCCGCTGGAAGAAGCCGTACACCGGCTGAGCGGCCTGCCCGCCACCAACCTGGGACTCGACCGGCGCGGGTTCCTGAAGCCGGGCATGTTCGCCGATGTCGTGGTGTTCGACCCGCAGACGGTCGCCGATCGCGCCACCTACGAGAAGCCGCAACAGTACGCGGTCGGTGTTCGGCAGGTGTTCGTGAACGGTGTGCAGGTCATCCAAGACGGCGAGCACACCGGCGCGCTCCCTGGGCGCGCGTTGTGGGGACCGGGCAAGACCACAAAGTAG
- a CDS encoding ABC transporter permease — translation MPRVLEVAQAFSRRESRARSSPLFALGRYALESAMFVGVLWQLSTLWQRPVGGAASYFVYAAPALVLVLTTAGAAAATAFAIARARATGDLEAYALTPASPADLVIGLGAYPATAMLLRAVFAFCLMALAGVVPAGWETLATVVSVALGFATVLPLALLCGAAAVAGRRVLAAAMLLLGAGIVLSGALFPLATLPEGLSNLSLLSPFRYLADAVRLCYNGAPPASLLGVWTNLMLWQAVLLPLGWFAVEASFTSARRQGKLRQA, via the coding sequence ATGCCGCGCGTGCTGGAGGTGGCGCAAGCCTTCTCGCGACGCGAATCACGCGCCCGCTCCTCGCCTCTGTTTGCCCTGGGCCGGTACGCGCTCGAGTCCGCCATGTTTGTCGGCGTCCTGTGGCAGCTTTCCACACTTTGGCAACGGCCGGTGGGCGGCGCCGCCAGCTATTTTGTGTATGCCGCGCCGGCCCTGGTGCTGGTGCTGACCACCGCCGGCGCTGCCGCTGCCACTGCCTTCGCGATCGCGCGCGCACGAGCCACAGGCGACCTGGAAGCCTACGCGCTCACGCCCGCCTCGCCTGCCGACCTGGTGATCGGCCTGGGCGCATATCCCGCGACTGCCATGTTGCTGCGCGCCGTTTTCGCCTTCTGCCTGATGGCGTTGGCCGGTGTCGTGCCCGCCGGATGGGAGACCCTGGCCACCGTGGTCAGCGTGGCTCTGGGCTTTGCCACGGTGCTGCCGCTGGCGCTGCTGTGCGGCGCCGCCGCCGTGGCCGGACGCCGCGTGCTGGCTGCGGCCATGCTGTTGCTGGGTGCGGGCATCGTGCTCAGCGGCGCGCTCTTCCCCCTGGCGACGCTGCCCGAAGGACTAAGCAACCTCTCGCTGCTCTCCCCGTTCCGCTATCTGGCGGATGCCGTGCGCTTGTGTTACAACGGCGCGCCTCCGGCATCGCTGCTGGGAGTTTGGACCAACCTGATGCTTTGGCAGGCGGTCCTGCTGCCGTTGGGATGGTTCGCAGTGGAAGCGTCCTTCACCAGCGCAAGACGGCAGGGGAAGCTGCGGCAGGCGTGA
- a CDS encoding prepilin-type N-terminal cleavage/methylation domain-containing protein, translated as MRKQRGFSLIELLIVVAIILIIAAIAIPNLLRSRISANEASAVASMRGINTAQTTYAINYPWIGYADSLTKLSLPPPGTPVSANAAGLLDWVLGCAAQPCRKTGYDFAIINVTGTPAYTYDVTGVPAAPGQTGVRGFCSNQLTVIMFDPGGGTACTSALQ; from the coding sequence ATGCGAAAACAACGCGGGTTTTCACTGATTGAGCTCCTGATTGTGGTGGCCATCATCCTGATCATCGCGGCCATTGCCATCCCGAATCTGCTGCGCTCGCGCATCTCCGCCAACGAAGCCTCGGCAGTGGCATCGATGCGGGGTATCAACACCGCCCAGACTACCTACGCCATCAACTATCCCTGGATCGGCTACGCCGATTCGCTCACCAAGCTCTCGCTGCCGCCCCCGGGCACGCCGGTGAGCGCCAACGCCGCCGGCCTGCTGGATTGGGTTCTGGGCTGCGCCGCCCAGCCTTGCCGAAAAACCGGCTACGACTTTGCCATCATCAACGTGACCGGGACGCCGGCCTACACCTATGACGTTACCGGGGTGCCGGCGGCACCGGGGCAAACTGGCGTGCGCGGATTCTGTTCCAACCAACTCACGGTCATCATGTTCGATCCCGGCGGAGGCACCGCCTGCACCAGCGCGCTGCAGTGA